A window of the Acidimicrobiales bacterium genome harbors these coding sequences:
- a CDS encoding DUF5682 family protein, with the protein MDTDVPTEADDVRKAAAGLLAPPVIYVPIRHHSPTCAHVVAEIIAEQRPCAVLVEGPPAFDDQIDFLVDPAARMPLAIYSHVTYAPVSEVDADQFAPAEDEVDHRAAEPIRRAFYHPFCDYSPETVALRSGRAIEARLGFIDLDDHSLARLDSSPAGHTDERRFEFSATLAAAAEHFGCRDHNELWDHMVEATDLPLEETVAAVLTYGSLARAGVGTEELRRDGTEQREFAMATRIAAVRVEMSSDPRPIVVVTGAFHSVALPALVDSIVTGTASAPVTVAPVRSVVDHGHGLIRYSFERLDALSGYAAGMPSPRWYQAAWEERRAGGTGAVVTAHRFISEVATEVRSVSGDGQPSLPSVVDAFVAAEQLSKLRNRRRVSRNDCLDAMVSCFTKGEDNVFNPVRHFAALSMTGTALGVLPPGTPRVPLAEDFDRIVAALALPNDTTEPKQLHLDVYRNDRDLRRSRLLHGLDALGVVYGVCITPLRFSRAAGRDVVRERWRVRVDGSTDVSLTEASVWGAGVVEAVANKTRRELYELLEFQPSAAALMRLVMTAAQRGVPSVVAEALDGIRSRLAIEPSITDLVGALSEAELLWAAREPLSGSDLTSLPALAEQLYVRSCQLGSRLHETPREEWRATVGSLESLHRVITTDTWAGLDHELFWDMLADQRDRVEPGMLRGAIAGLEWRGGRIDDDHLLATTAGHLAPATESAVGGLFLAGLILVARDSLWDVNGMVRVLSDAFGSLDEEEFLRRVPSFRSAFAALAPRQTDRLAEIVTTITGSRANVRVSGVTAGEVLRHSLASATVETQLETDGLAGWMRP; encoded by the coding sequence ATGGACACCGACGTACCAACGGAAGCCGATGATGTACGGAAGGCTGCTGCGGGCCTTCTCGCTCCGCCGGTGATCTACGTGCCGATCCGCCATCACAGTCCGACCTGCGCACACGTAGTCGCCGAAATCATCGCGGAACAACGACCATGCGCTGTGCTCGTCGAGGGTCCTCCCGCCTTCGATGACCAGATTGACTTCCTGGTGGATCCTGCCGCCCGAATGCCGCTGGCGATCTATAGCCATGTCACCTACGCGCCGGTGTCTGAGGTCGACGCCGACCAGTTCGCACCGGCGGAGGACGAAGTCGATCATCGAGCTGCAGAACCGATCCGACGTGCGTTCTACCACCCGTTCTGTGACTACTCGCCCGAAACGGTTGCCCTCCGCTCCGGCCGAGCCATTGAAGCTCGACTCGGCTTCATCGATCTCGACGATCACTCCCTTGCTCGGTTGGACTCCTCTCCTGCCGGCCATACCGACGAGCGGCGCTTCGAGTTCTCTGCCACCTTGGCCGCAGCTGCGGAACACTTCGGCTGCCGCGACCACAACGAATTGTGGGACCACATGGTCGAGGCGACTGATCTCCCGCTCGAGGAAACCGTCGCTGCGGTGCTGACCTACGGTTCACTTGCCCGAGCGGGCGTCGGCACCGAAGAACTCCGCCGGGACGGAACCGAGCAGCGTGAGTTCGCCATGGCAACCCGTATCGCCGCGGTTCGAGTCGAGATGAGCTCGGATCCCCGGCCGATCGTCGTCGTCACCGGAGCGTTCCACAGCGTTGCGCTGCCAGCGCTCGTCGACAGCATCGTCACCGGCACGGCTTCGGCACCAGTGACCGTCGCCCCCGTCCGTTCCGTCGTTGACCATGGGCATGGTCTCATCCGCTACTCCTTCGAGCGGCTCGACGCGCTGAGCGGCTATGCCGCCGGAATGCCGAGTCCACGCTGGTATCAGGCGGCCTGGGAGGAACGCCGAGCGGGAGGCACCGGTGCAGTGGTGACCGCACATCGTTTCATCAGCGAAGTCGCCACCGAAGTGCGGAGCGTCAGCGGTGATGGCCAACCGAGCCTGCCGTCGGTCGTCGATGCCTTCGTCGCCGCCGAACAGTTGAGCAAGCTCCGGAACCGACGCAGGGTGAGCCGCAACGACTGCCTTGACGCCATGGTGAGCTGCTTCACCAAGGGCGAAGACAACGTGTTCAACCCGGTCCGACACTTCGCTGCCCTCTCCATGACGGGCACGGCCCTGGGTGTGCTCCCTCCGGGAACACCTCGCGTGCCGTTGGCCGAAGATTTCGACCGCATCGTCGCCGCACTCGCGCTTCCCAATGACACGACCGAGCCGAAGCAGCTGCATCTCGACGTCTATCGCAACGACCGAGACCTACGTCGATCGCGGCTACTCCATGGATTGGATGCTCTTGGTGTCGTCTACGGCGTCTGCATCACGCCGCTGCGCTTCTCACGTGCCGCCGGACGGGATGTGGTTCGCGAACGATGGCGAGTCCGGGTCGACGGAAGCACTGACGTTTCGCTCACCGAGGCCTCGGTGTGGGGAGCCGGCGTCGTCGAAGCCGTTGCCAACAAGACCCGACGAGAACTCTACGAACTTCTCGAGTTCCAACCGAGCGCCGCTGCGCTCATGCGCCTCGTGATGACCGCAGCCCAGCGAGGCGTACCGTCCGTCGTCGCCGAAGCGCTCGATGGCATTCGCTCTCGACTCGCCATCGAGCCATCCATCACAGACCTGGTAGGCGCACTCTCCGAAGCTGAGCTCTTGTGGGCCGCGAGAGAACCCTTGAGCGGTTCCGACCTGACATCACTTCCTGCACTCGCCGAGCAGCTCTACGTCCGTTCGTGTCAACTCGGCAGCCGGCTGCACGAGACCCCACGAGAGGAGTGGCGAGCGACCGTCGGCAGTCTGGAGTCGCTGCACCGAGTCATCACCACCGATACTTGGGCCGGACTCGATCACGAACTGTTCTGGGACATGCTCGCCGACCAGCGGGACCGGGTCGAACCCGGCATGCTCCGAGGCGCGATCGCCGGACTGGAATGGCGAGGGGGCCGGATCGACGACGATCATCTGCTCGCAACGACGGCCGGTCATCTCGCGCCCGCCACCGAAAGCGCCGTCGGAGGCCTGTTCCTCGCAGGGCTCATTTTGGTCGCCCGCGATTCCCTCTGGGACGTCAACGGCATGGTCAGGGTGTTGTCCGACGCTTTCGGCAGCCTCGACGAGGAGGAGTTCTTGCGACGAGTCCCCTCCTTCCGCTCAGCATTTGCGGCGCTCGCACCACGACAGACCGATCGATTGGCCGAGATCGTTACCACCATCACCGGCTCCCGGGCCAATGTGCGTGTCAGCGGAGTGACCGCTGGGGAGGTGCTACGGCATTCGCTGGCCTCGGCAACCGTCGAGACCCAGCTCGAAACCGACGGCCTCGCCGGATGGATGCGACCATGA
- a CDS encoding VWA domain-containing protein: MSDIEQRWRLILGKYAEPRLPLAPSQHARDRALGYLYDRLYTGRGLRGDAEGVGSSGGGPGESQQRSAGLEDSAPHLVDWLQSVNELFPNEVAEELTAEAVERFGLTQLLTDSQVLERVEPNLHTLQLLLSLKSDVPAEALGAVRRIVADVVEDLMQRLRTEIEAVLTGRVNPQSRTRRPTGVIDARRTIEENLGTWDPERRRLLIEEVSFFRRSRVRYPWEIILCVDQSGSMVGSVIHSAVLAGVLSGLPGVSVKVVVFDTAVIDLSHLSDDPVETLMSVQLGGGTDIDQAVRYCEQIVTNPSRTIVALITDFYEGGSVQSLLATVGRLSEAGVTLMGLAALDEVAAPAFDHHTAERVVNAGMPVAAMTPKSFAQWAAGVMR; this comes from the coding sequence ATGAGCGACATTGAGCAGCGGTGGCGACTCATCCTCGGCAAGTACGCCGAGCCGCGTCTACCCCTCGCACCTTCACAACACGCAAGAGACCGAGCGCTTGGCTACCTGTACGACCGGCTCTACACCGGTCGCGGTCTCCGAGGCGACGCCGAGGGCGTAGGCAGCAGCGGAGGTGGTCCCGGCGAGTCTCAGCAGCGCAGCGCGGGACTCGAGGATTCCGCACCGCACCTGGTCGACTGGCTGCAGTCAGTGAACGAGCTCTTCCCCAACGAGGTCGCCGAGGAACTGACGGCAGAAGCGGTCGAACGATTTGGACTGACGCAGCTACTCACCGACTCGCAAGTACTTGAACGAGTCGAGCCGAATCTCCACACGTTGCAGCTGCTGCTCTCGCTGAAGTCTGATGTTCCAGCCGAAGCGCTCGGTGCGGTCCGGCGCATCGTTGCCGACGTCGTCGAGGACCTCATGCAGCGTCTACGGACCGAGATCGAAGCGGTACTCACCGGCCGGGTCAACCCCCAGAGCCGAACCCGGCGGCCGACCGGTGTGATCGACGCCCGACGAACCATCGAGGAAAACCTCGGAACCTGGGACCCGGAACGCAGGCGCCTCCTCATCGAAGAGGTCTCGTTCTTCCGACGCTCCCGAGTTCGCTATCCGTGGGAGATCATCCTCTGCGTCGATCAGTCCGGCTCCATGGTCGGCTCCGTCATCCACAGCGCTGTCCTCGCCGGTGTGCTTTCAGGCTTGCCGGGCGTGTCGGTGAAGGTCGTCGTTTTCGACACGGCCGTCATCGATCTCTCGCACCTCAGCGACGATCCGGTCGAGACCCTCATGTCGGTCCAACTCGGTGGCGGCACCGACATCGACCAAGCCGTTCGCTATTGCGAACAGATCGTGACCAACCCCAGCAGAACCATCGTTGCCCTCATCACCGACTTCTACGAAGGGGGTTCGGTCCAATCGCTGCTCGCAACGGTTGGCCGCCTGAGCGAAGCCGGCGTCACGTTGATGGGCCTCGCCGCGCTCGACGAAGTCGCCGCACCGGCGTTCGACCATCACACTGCCGAGCGAGTGGTCAACGCTGGCATGCCGGTTGCAGCGATGACACCGAAGTCGTTCGCCCAATGGGCAGCGGGTGTCATGCGATGA